The following DNA comes from Coraliomargarita parva.
TCGCCGCCCCAGGTGGCACGCCAGCCACCCGAACGGTAGTAGTATTCCGTGCGGTACCAGTCGGTGATGATCCAGTTCACACGTTGCACCTGTCCCAGCTCGCCGCTTTGGATCAGGTCACGCAGCTTGCGGTAGGCCGGATCCGTGCGCTGGTTGAACATGGCCGAAAAGACCAAGTCCTTGTTCGTCCATGCTTCGATCAGACGCTCACAGTCGGCCTTGTGCACCGAAATCGGCTTTTCCACCAAAGTGTGCAAGCCCGCTTGCAGCGCTTCAATGCCCAGCGTGGTGTGGCTGTAGTGCGGCGTCGCGATCAGGACCGCGTCCACCTCGCCCGACGCGATCAGCTCGGAACCTTCCTTGAATTGCTTGAGATCGGCATAACGCTCGTTCTCCAGGCGCTTGGCGTCATGGTCCGCCACCGCCACCAGCTTCAGGCCGGGCACCTTACCATCCAGAATGCTGATTGCGTGGGCTGAGCCCATATTGCCCATCCCGATAATACCAATGCTTACAGAATCTTTTGTAGTCATAAGTCGTTTATCCTAACAAATTCCGGGTCAAAAACCAATGGACAGATGTGCGAATTCTTTGCACTATTCTATCACAGTGACACAGATCCCCACGCTTCCTTTCAATCGCCTGAAGCTGCTTGCCGCTCTGGTGCACGGCACCAGCCGGCCGTGGAACTGGCAGGCCTCCAAGCGGCGCTACTACAATCTTTGGATTGGGCTGGAGGGCCATGGCACACTCGAGTGCGACGACCAGAGCATCGAAGTCGGCCCCAATTATGCATTATTGCTTCATCCCCGTTCCCGCGTCTCGGGGCACAGCGATGTCCCGGTCCGCAATTTCAGCGCCCACTGGCTGCCCCTCCCCATGAGCGAGCAGGCCTGGGAGCTGCCGCAAATTGCGATTCGCATCAACGAGGTCGATACCGCCCACGCCCTGATCCAGGGCTTGATCCGACTTTCCATCTTCCAGGACCCGCTTGCGCGCCAACAGAGCGAATGGATGCTCCTGCAACTGCTGGCACTGGTCTGGCGCGAGTACCACAGCCCC
Coding sequences within:
- a CDS encoding helix-turn-helix transcriptional regulator; amino-acid sequence: MTQIPTLPFNRLKLLAALVHGTSRPWNWQASKRRYYNLWIGLEGHGTLECDDQSIEVGPNYALLLHPRSRVSGHSDVPVRNFSAHWLPLPMSEQAWELPQIAIRINEVDTAHALIQGLIRLSIFQDPLARQQSEWMLLQLLALVWREYHSPRESAADNIIYRQIERIRSGQDLFTSVDELSREANLSRIHYSRCFRRIANEPPNRFLIRQRIERACILLRNSNWTIETIAETIGYSDVYFFSRQFRQVMHTTPRKFRHEQA